CAGAGCATCTTACATAAGGGCACCGTGATATAATGCTGAACAGATGGTGAATTACTGCTGCACAAGCACATTATTGGAGGTGCACAGATCTTGTCACAACAATATGTTTGCTGGTTTAATACatgattttaatataaatatcaAGAATGCCATAAAGCGCCTTACACACATAATATGGAAAAGCGTTTGTAAGCAGCTCtggaaattataaaaaaaaaacaaacaaagccatCATGGAAAAGATTGAGTTTCTAAGAACAAGACAATCAAAATCCCAGCTCTCATCCCAGATGAGTATTGCCTAGGTTTCTGAAAGACGGGAACATCACTTGTGCTAAGAGGGAAGcttttatagtattttttaaGTACACATTATTAATGGTAATTATCGGTTTTGCAGCCAGCTCTGAGCCGTGCAATGTGAGTGCAGTTAAAAGCCCCGTGAAAACTCAGGAGTGAATGGGTTGATGGTCATCTGCAACAGCATGACAGCATGAGCCCTGTGCCATTTGAAAACCGTCCTGCCTGCGAAAGAAAAGTGGTTTAAAACCCAAATATAACACTCTCTTCCCTGTCTGGAAGGTGCCTCAGCTCTGCCTCACTTCAGCATCCCTAAACAAGCACCTAAAAAATCGCCTTTGCTTGCCTGGAGGGAGGATGCTTGCTTGCATCTCCGAATATACGTGCAGGGGGTTAGCAGCTCCTAACCCTGCAGGGAAGCCTCCCAGCCTCTACTGCCTCCCAGCCGGCTCTCACCAAGTCCCCCCACCATCGCCTTCCTCCTCACCCTACCCATTTGGGCTGGCTCTCAGCATGACTTCATTTGCACGGAGAGCAGCGATGCCTGTGTCTCAGAGCCAACTTACCTTTGACTCGGGGAAAGTTTCCTTAAAGAAAGTTGGCAGCCAGGAAAGGAGAGTGAAAAACGTGCTGGCCGTAGAAAGCTGAGCGATGATGACAGCCCTGGAAATACACAGCGGGGAGGAAATAATCAGGAGTGACAGGTCACACTGGGTGGGAAACAGGCACTCGAGCAAGCCAGTATTTCACTTCCTGGTCTCTAAATAAATCCCTCAAAGCGCTGCAATTGCttcctgagatttttttcatagctaACTACTCCTTTTGGCTCGCCACTCACAGCATCGCTCCTTCCTTCACTGCCCTTCGCTACCCAGGGCGGGTGCCTGACGTCAGCCCCCGGGTTCAGGCAAGGATAGTGGCAGCAGCAATTGTGCAAGTGCAATTCCCACCAGTCCTTTTGAGCACCGCAGGAGCTCTCCTGCTCCAAGAGGTGTTGTTTGGGCTTTCCTAGGGATTTGTTATTAGCAGATGCTCCATGTTTCTCTAAGGCAGGAATGGGCTTGCTGCCCCGCAGCCCCATTGCCCTCCTCCTCTACTTTAAACTGCACTTGGGAACACGATTGGATGAGTTCCAGTGCCAAATGCAGCATCCCAAAGAACAAATGGCTATTCAAATGATGTTTTGCCAGCAATAAGAACACAGCCTGTGCCATCCAGTGTCCCTGAGCAGCACTTCTTAGGAGCACATTACAAGCAGCGTTTCTAACAAGACCGGTAGAAAATATCCCTCCAGAGGAGCACACGACCCACACAGGGAACAGAGagcaaaggaggaagatttGCCAGTAATAAAGTCTGACATCCCTCCAGACAGAATATAAACTGCCTTTTGTCAAGCTTACCCTTTGAGTTTAtacagaagaaatcagaaaaactgGTAATATTTCCCAAATACATAAAGTGGACAAAATACAGGTAGGCAGaagaaataatcacagaaaggagaaaaagcctCCGGAAGCATGAtgctctcccagccctggcagGGCTTGAATCCACCACAGCTGCTTACCATATCGGTGCCTTCTTAAATAGCTGCTTCCAGGGAACTTTGGTCTGCTTGGATATGGAGAGGCCTCTCATTAAATAATCTATGGGGATGATGagttctgcaggaaagaaaacatataaagGAAAACTCTGATCAGTAATTTCTATGCAGCTGGAGGGAGCCTTGAGAGGCTGCTATACAACTACCTTTAATATCTTTCTAACTCTTTTTATGGCAATACCCACACTGGATGCTCATGAACACACCTTGTTAGGTTGGCCAAAATTCTTCCCCTTCATCCACACATTTCCCTACCCAGCCACTTTCATTTGTTATATCTCTTGCTATAATTAAACAGAAATCTCTTTAGGCAAGGACCAAGTCTGGATtttgtgcagcagcaggcaggcacCAGGCTCCTGATGAGTTGGGCTCTTACACACCACTCTCACACTAACAATGCTGTAGCCAGGTGTAATGGATTGCCCATGTGTGGAATTACTCCCAGGCAGTTATTTGGGAAGAGATACTCTGGATTAACTGGTTTTTAAAAGCTCTATGTGTAGATACTCTTAGTTTGGAATAAGTATCTTGCCCTGCTTTAGCTTAATCCACTTTGAAGATCATGCTTTGTTTGGTGTTTTCACTGGTGCTTAAGAGTACGGAGGAGTCGGATCAGGCTCTCGACAGCAACATAATCCAGTGTGGGACCTAAAACAGGGAATCAGCAATGCAAGAGCTCAAAACTTTGTCTCTGGGTTTAGCATCTTGAGTGAGACACAGCATGTGTTATATTATAGAAGACCTTTGAACAAAAGGTCATTGTGTAAAACCAGGCACGTTCTTGGAAACACAGGGGATTTGCAGACAATAAGCAGGAGGTTGGGTGCTACAGCCTCAGGAGTGCTGGCAGCCCGCGGGGTGCAGGCAGCTGGACTCACCTCTCTCACTCAGGAGGTATTTGCAGGTGCAGTAAACCCAGAGCAACGTGAGCAAACCAGAGAAGTAGAAAACACTCTCCCAGCCGTACCAGTCCAGGAGGAGAGATCCTGCACCACCAATCACCAGCGTCCTGCAAGGGAAACCACACTCGGACTTACACGTTTCGCTAGGAGCATTCAGGATGCACACATCAACGGGAGATGCTTCTTGGGGTGGACACTGCAGGTCACTATGTACACTTGAAACAGTCACCAGTCACTGCATGTGTAGGCACTGCCCGGTCACCCTGTGCCTCTGCAACCTGTCCTGTTCCCCGATGGCATCTCAGGCTGGACCCTCGGCTGGGCAGGAGAAACCACTATGGGACCCCTCGCTCACCTGCCTCACACTGAAACTCACtctttggggaaagaaaatgaggttgctgctgtgcagaaagTATCTCAGAGAACACAAATCAGCACAAGAAAATAATGAGTGCACTGGAAAACTAAGTGATTAAATTATCGGTAATATTTCTATTTGGCTTTTAAGAAAGTCTGCcatttagaaaggaaattctCATGGAGATTAGCAGAGATGGGGAAGTTATATTATCCCCATCTATCAGTGAGGACAGGTGACCAATCTCAGGCCGACCCTTGCTCTTCCTACTGCATCAGGCTGTTCCCCATGGTAATTAAATGTTGCAAACACTCTTCAAAGTCTGgcttgaaaggaaagaaaacaaaccccataAATCCTTGACACACACAACAGCAACTGCCTGAGGCTTCCTCAGCTGCAGCCGCTATCCTCAAGGACCCAGGAATCCACACATACTTTGGGCTGTGAGTTTTGCCTCCAACTATTTAATGGCATTTCATCACATATGATGTCCAGAGACTGTCACTCGCTGCTCAAAGCCTTTTGAACTTACCCAAACTGTGAGCCAGTCCCCACTGTGCTGTAGGTGAAGGCTCGCTCGCTCTCTCGGACCTTCTGGGACAGCAGGCTGGCCAGAGATGGGAAATACACCCCTGTGagcaagggaagcaaagcaggGAGCAGTCAGGCTCCTGTGCCCTTGTGTGcaaatcaaaagcaaatttaaaagatCCAGCAGGAGCTAAACACTGAGACAAAGCAACAAGGCTTTTTGTGAATTCAAAACAGGGATATCAAGTGCAATAAGTGAATCCATCACCATGAAAGGTTTGCGCCTTCTCTGTAATCCCCTGTTTCAtcatcactgctgctgctgtaaatcCATCAATGCCAACACACTTATCCCAGTGGTTCCGCAGTGCCGCAGCTCAgcaagagggaagggaaatcaTCCCAAATTATCCAAAAGTTTTGGCAAGGGCCAATTTTACCCGAGTGCTTTGAAAGAGTTCTAAAATGTGGAAAATCAAGCAGGAACAGTCATGATTTCAGAAGCCACAAGAGAGATTTCTACAGGGGAATAATTTGTCAGCGACTTTAGAAACATCACTTCTTTTTTGCTATAGAAGTTCAGGATGTGGAGGCAGTTTGGAGGCAGAGGATTGCTCAAACAGGAGAAGGATTCATGCACTGCAAACCACATAACGTGTATCTATCTGAATTTACTGCACATTTAACCTCCATGCAAGGAAGCCACGTGGCAGACAGACACTCGAGACACTCGCTCAGGACAGGCGTCTCACCTTGCAGCAACCCCATGaggaacctggaggaggtcataAAAACAAGATGGGCAGAAGTGATGTGGGTGAGCAGTGGGGTGAGGACCGTGAGGAACCCCCAGGCTGATGCTGAGAGAAGGAGGACTTTCTCACCTCCtattctggaaaacagaaaacacattgtCAAAAATGAGGGGAGGGCAAAAGGGTAAAGCTCCCAATCAAGACTCCAGTGTTCTTCACAGTTTAGGCTGTTATTAAGGGCAACCTTTCAGCCAAACCTGTTCTTTTACAAATGTCTTTAGCCCTTGGTGAGCAGATCTGacctcctcccttcccacctccaccTCTGGAGCAGGCAGCTCGCAGCTGGCTGCCAGCATTGCTCTCACCAAGACACTGTCCATCCAACTCCAGCACACACCAGCCTCAGAGACACCACGCACTGATGCACTCCAGTCTCTGACAGAGGGGAAGCTCAAGCTGCTGCCaccattctgcttttcttaacCAGTGACGGTGTTTTCCCTTCTATCTGCTCTGCCTCTtaaaatctgggtttttttcaggcatttgcTTGCAGACTATTAAGGaatataattaaattataaCACACTGCATGGGTAAGGTAGTTCTTCCAGGCATGTGTTCCACACAGATTATTTCACAGGAAAGTCCTCCTCACTAAGAAAAGGGTGGTTAGGGAAAGGAACTCAAGCAGGTAATTACTTAGCTCTTTCCTTACAGCTAACTGGGGAAGCTGGTTTTCAATTGATACGATAAAATGGAAACGCTTGGTTTTCCCAAACACGATGGAAACTGTGATGGGGCCTCGCTTGTGAGAAGACTGCATGAGAATATAGGGTGGAAAAAATGGAGATgctgaactgaaaacaaagatagACTATGCAgttcaaatagaaaaaaaaaaataaatctgtattccttgcaaaaaggaaatattttcttgtcgCGGTTAGGGATTGCAGCAATAAATCCTTCCAAGTGGCTATCGGGCACCACTGGGATTAAGCTGGTTGTTAATGGACAAGTAACACTCGCGGTGAGCAGCAGCTATGAGCTCTGCAGGAGCATCAGCATTTAGCACTTCTCTAAAACAAAGTCCGCTTTACACCCACCGTTTCTTCCACCAGCTTAACGTCTAAGCttgtgggtttgctttttttattgcaattaCTCAACCAGTGCTAAAAGCAACCTCCACCAGAAAAATGCTGCTGGTATAAAAGTGCTCTTCACTGTTTCCAGGTGGAAAAAACCTATGTTGGTCTGGGTGTCCATTAACATGCCTGTAGATCTCTCCTAGGATCTGCTCCGCAGGAATGATTGTGTCAGTGCTTCCCGTGTTTGCAGGGGATTTTGCCTGTGCAAAGTCCTTCAGTGCACGCTGCCCTAGAAGCACAGCAGCAATTTCAAAACCCAGGAATCTAACGGGACAGCCAAAACTACACGTGTCCTTTCTGAATCAGACCTACCCACCCTGAGTGAGGCTGACAGAGAAGACCTCAACTGCTTTCAGAGTGACCTGCAGTGCCCCATAAAGCTTCTCCCTGTGGACACACTCCACCTTCCCGTCCCATCACTGTCCCAGGGGGAAAACCTCACAGCCACTGTCACAACTTGTACTGAGAGGTCAAAACCAAGCCAAGTGTCATCGAAAGAGCCCGAGCGGAGGAAAACCCAAGAATAATTTCCAGTACTGGTCACTGATATGTCCTCCGATAATCTGTGTCAAGCAGTAGCCCcagaagaagctgctgagcACAATGCCAGACTGCTTCTTGTCCCAGTCAAAGTGGGTGCTCAGCGCGACGGCGCAGATGGGCACGGTGACGCGGGCGCAGTACAGCAGACACGTCCCCAGCAGCAACATCACTGTCCAGATGCGGGATTCGGGCCTGCAAGGACAGAGAGGAACATGGAGAAAGGGCAGTTGGAATGGTCTACCTGGTAGGTCCACGCACACCAAGGATTTAGAGGTCAGATTGGTTGGCTTGCAAGCCATAACGAGTATGTCTTCGTAAAATACAGGTCAGTGCAAACCCGCTGTGGCACGGGGTTTCTGACACAGAGCTATCACATCTGGTGACATTCGTGAACGATGCTAACTTCCACCCCAAACATTGTTTGACTCCAGCAGCAACACAACGCTGTGTCCATAGGCTGCAaagtggaacaggctgctggGACACTGTTGACAGCAGGTTAAGGCAAAGGCAGCGGGAAAGCCGGGTTTGCTTGCCCCCTCCCCAATTCCCGGTCTGAATAAAGGCTTTAGAAACTCTTCTTTAAATGATAAGGATAACCAAGGAAAGGTCAGTGCAGGCTGGAACCATCTGCATGAGACACACCGTTCTAGTAGCGAGGTGCTGAgcggcatggtttagggattgttaggaatggttggactcgatgatccagtgggtcctttccaacttggtgattctatgattctatgatttgttatTTGTCATTCCTACCCATTTCCCAGGGGAGGCGGCTGCGTGTTACCCTTTCTAAATGCAAGGGAGACAGAGGAATGCTTTAGTGCGAGACAAAACACAGCAGGGCTGCACAGCCCGGAGAGAGGAGCAAGATAATCCAGCCTGGCCTGATAACAACTTCAAGACGAAATTATTAATCATTTGTTAACAGAATGCGTCCAGTTTAGGTACATGAATACTCAGCCCCAAGAAAAGTTCTCCTGCAGAAGATGCAGGCTGGAAATAAGTGAGAAGGCAATTTTCTCTTGCCACAAGTCAGCGATTCTGGAGCCAAGACCCACATTTTGGTGCAAACATCAGGCCCCAGGCGCAAGTGAAATCCTCTGccttcccacagccccactAATGTCAGTCTGGGTCCCCCCCCTTGCCTTCACAGGGGTTAAAAGCTTAGTGAGGACACCTGCTATTTGTATTAGTGgtatttggttatttttatgCCCAGAGGCCAGAGCACAAAGCACCGAGCAAACAGACTTCTCTCTGCTCCAGAGACGACCGGGGAATTCACCGTACCGGGGCATTAACCTCTGTGCTTTCCACCCTACTAAACACGCCTGCCTTCTGCGCGGGAAATAACCTGGGTCACTGTTTATATTGAACTgagcatttatttctctgtactGGAATTATGATAAATGTAGGTTAATCCCACACTGCACAAAACCATTTATAAATGTGTCAAATGGTCCGTCACGGAGGGAGGCAAAGGAACAATGAGAAGTAAAACACGCCAGGCAGTTGGACCCGCTGGAGGTGAATTTATCGCTGTTTTCTGACGAGGCAGATAAGGAGTCCAGTGCCAACCCCTGGCAGGAGAAACTAGAAGCGTTTCAGTTGGGGCTTTGAAGGCTGGAACCATCCTTACTGTGCACACGTacaggttgtggagaggagggagctgggcttttctcccaagtgacagaggacaggacaaggggaatggcctcaagctccaccaggggaggttcgggctggacatcaggaaaaaatttttcctggaaagggtcattggacactggaacaggtgcccagggaggtggtggagtcaccttccctgaaggtgttcaaaggatgggtggatgaggtgctgaggggcatagtttagggattgttaagaacggttggattcgatgatccagtgggtcctttccaacctggtgattctatgagtctatgattccaAGCAACTGACCCACGCCTGTCCAACCAGTGCTTCTGCACCCACAGAAACGGGCTGTTGCCACTCTGGAGCCACAATCTCTCCTGTTACCTACAGTGACACGGTCCTGATTAATTTGAGCTATTGATCCTGCAACAATTGAGgcaacaaaataaaaggcagcagcCTGCGATGTGTGTCGGTATTTCCTATTGTTTAGCCACCAAGGTAGTTTGCTAAATTGTGCTTTTTCCCCTGAAGCAAAGGGAGACCTTTAGGAGTTTCCTTGCTGTctggagcagggctgagctctgctTCTTCTCCCAGCAGTTATTCCAATGAGTTCTGCAGCATTTTAATGGGATTTTAGAGCAATGCTTCTTCCTTGGCCCTAACTCCCTGTATGGCTGCACAAGCTGTAAGTTGGAGAGAAAAAGACCTGTGCAGCTCAACTAGTCTTTACTCTGCTTCTATGGACAATATGACCGAGGCCTGTTCTCTCCAGCGAGTATTTGCAgataggaaaagcaaaacccacACGCAGCAATGTTGGTGCCTGAAGAAGGTGCAGGTgaggggagcagagctcagtgctAACGGATTGAACCCAGGAGCtggctgagagcagccctggtttcagggcagaggggcagaaggGGATGCTGTGAGCCCCCAGCCTTTTCTCTCGCCCTGAAGAGGCGGGCAGagtccctccagccccagcaccaggGGTTACACGAGGAGGTTGGAGGTGTCAGAGGGGGAGGCAGCCAGGCCAGCAGCTTGAGAGCACCTTGAGAGCAGGGCACAAAGTGCCACGTGGCTCCTTGCAAGAGCAAGACACCGCTCAAAGCGCAGCTCAGACACAGCCGTGGGAAGGGACTGCCAAGCCGAGACGTTCTCCCGACAAGCCTCCTCCCCAGCTGAAGTTTTGGCAAAACTCCagtgaattattttctcttgacttctattctttttcaaaaccactAAATAGGTCACTGGGTATACGACATGGTCGCAGTGCTCCCTTGGATTACTACTCCACTCGATACATTTATATTCTTTTCCTCTATGTTTAAATGCATCAGTAGAGGATTATGCTCCAAACAAGTGGGGAATATAAAGACAGCTTCAGACAACCACTTGCTCCGTAGGCAGCATATCCAGCTAGGAAAATCCACTCAAACGAGCGTCAAATGTAATCACTAGCTGCCCACACCCACCTGAGAGCATGGCAAGAAGTATTTCTCTGCAAGGACAATGATGTGCTTGCATCAGAGGAAAGAGCTttgtaaatgcattttctccTAATTATAGTTATCACAGAGGCTGCCGATGAGTCAATGTTCCGCTCAGCgcaaaacaacaacagcaaagctTACAGGAGAAACCTCGACTAGCACAAAGGGGAAAAACTAAAGCTCTCCTTCAAAAACTAAGGAATAATGACAAATCGAATACTTTTGCAGGTAAGACCTACAGAAGCAGAGCTTTGCCAGTGTTAACAAATTAAATCTAATGGCTTCACTGATGAGGGAAGTAGAGATAATCTGTGCTGGAGATAACCAGACTGAGTCAGAGTCAGAGTAAAGCACATCGAAGCCTAAGGAAGTCACAGCCATTGGTGTCATTGGTGTCACCGTTCCCGTGGACAGACTGAGCACCTCCCCACAACCCTCTGTTGGTCCTGGCCGACCCCTGGCTACATGGGGCAAAAACCTCCATGAAAAAGGACAGCCACCTCCAAACCATCAGCAAGGGAATCACTGAGGCTTGTCAAGAGCCACCTAATTGCCTTAATTGGCTGTCACATGAGGGTGGCAGCTCCTCGCTGCCCAGCCTGTGCTCTCCTGACCTGTCATGCCTTTCTGCTTACAGGAAACAGGCACTGCAGGTGCATCCTCTTCTGCATCTCACCGAGAACCTCCTTACTGAGCAAAGCAGCCATGCAGCTAGAAGACACTTCCTACTTCATAAATATCCAACCACCACCCAGACAGACTATAACTAGTTCAAGCCCTAATGACTCTTCTGGGTGGCTTCCTCTAGGGCAGCAGCCCTGTATTTGAGTGGCCCTGTCTGGTGTCCCTTGGTTCTCCTCCTCCAAACACAGCC
Above is a genomic segment from Cuculus canorus isolate bCucCan1 chromosome 16, bCucCan1.pri, whole genome shotgun sequence containing:
- the SLC17A9 gene encoding solute carrier family 17 member 9 isoform X2 — its product is MLLLGTCLLYCARVTVPICAVALSTHFDWDKKQSGIVLSSFFWGYCLTQIIGGHISDQIGGEKVLLLSASAWGFLTVLTPLLTHITSAHLVFMTSSRFLMGLLQGVYFPSLASLLSQKVRESERAFTYSTVGTGSQFGTLVIGGAGSLLLDWYGWESVFYFSGLLTLLWVYCTCKYLLSERELIIPIDYLMRGLSISKQTKVPWKQLFKKAPIWAVIIAQLSTASTFFTLLSWLPTFFKETFPESKGWVFNVVPWLVAIPTSLFSGFLSDHLINQGYRTITIRKFMQVIGSGISSIFALCLGQTSSFCKAIVFASASVGLQTFNHSGISVNVQDLAPSCAGLLFGVGNTGGALLGVICVYLAGYLIETTGSWISVFNLVAAVNGIGLCAFLMFGAAQRVDTDSAYVDL
- the SLC17A9 gene encoding solute carrier family 17 member 9 isoform X1 — encoded protein: MAAGGGGMRRDGSADPYWSRPESRIWTVMLLLGTCLLYCARVTVPICAVALSTHFDWDKKQSGIVLSSFFWGYCLTQIIGGHISDQIGGEKVLLLSASAWGFLTVLTPLLTHITSAHLVFMTSSRFLMGLLQGVYFPSLASLLSQKVRESERAFTYSTVGTGSQFGTLVIGGAGSLLLDWYGWESVFYFSGLLTLLWVYCTCKYLLSERELIIPIDYLMRGLSISKQTKVPWKQLFKKAPIWAVIIAQLSTASTFFTLLSWLPTFFKETFPESKGWVFNVVPWLVAIPTSLFSGFLSDHLINQGYRTITIRKFMQVIGSGISSIFALCLGQTSSFCKAIVFASASVGLQTFNHSGISVNVQDLAPSCAGLLFGVGNTGGALLGVICVYLAGYLIETTGSWISVFNLVAAVNGIGLCAFLMFGAAQRVDTDSAYVDL